A window from Aquabacterium sp. NJ1 encodes these proteins:
- a CDS encoding response regulator transcription factor — protein MLPKSLALIDDDKEYAEFLAQYLQEQGVRVDVFSDSNDLLVHADPYGYQFYLVDLMLPGIDGVDLIKLLRRRTSAGLLVVSGRLAPDVFKDVISAGADMYLTKPVQFEQVVLAIKAVHRRVGAISHTQGEWRLERRTGQLVAPDGARVDLSDIDQALMECFIEAQGEVVSRETLRQRIGRPDDQDASDGLNATIYRLRRRIERATPLLVPLQSRSRVGYVFRAPLTAV, from the coding sequence ATGCTTCCCAAATCACTTGCTCTGATTGACGACGACAAGGAGTACGCAGAGTTCCTGGCGCAGTACCTTCAGGAGCAGGGCGTGCGTGTCGACGTCTTTTCCGACAGCAACGACCTGTTGGTGCACGCCGATCCCTACGGCTACCAGTTCTACCTGGTGGACCTGATGCTGCCGGGCATCGACGGGGTGGACCTCATCAAGTTGCTGCGCCGCCGTACCAGTGCCGGCCTGCTGGTGGTGTCGGGCCGCCTGGCGCCCGATGTCTTCAAGGACGTCATCAGCGCCGGCGCCGACATGTACCTGACCAAGCCTGTTCAGTTCGAGCAGGTGGTGCTGGCCATCAAGGCCGTGCACCGGCGCGTGGGCGCCATCAGCCACACCCAGGGCGAGTGGCGCCTGGAGCGCCGCACCGGCCAGCTCGTGGCGCCTGATGGCGCACGGGTTGACCTCAGCGACATCGACCAGGCGCTCATGGAGTGCTTCATCGAAGCGCAAGGTGAAGTCGTCAGCCGCGAGACCTTGCGCCAGCGCATCGGCCGCCCCGATGACCAGGACGCCTCCGACGGCCTCAACGCCACCATCTACCGCCTGCGCCGGCGCATCGAGCGTGCCACACCGCTGCTGGTGCCCCTGCAGTCCCGCTCGCGCGTCGGTTATGTGTTCCGCGCGCCCCTGACGGCGGTCTGA
- a CDS encoding methyl-accepting chemotaxis protein, protein MGLTAAAVAPVGEDKSHTSPLWQGLSIATLGTLSIHLSLATPSMAWPITLVFAALSLLLCGALPGMKRRVRREAASPSQAAASAPDAPVKALCTAVLPIWSRQMHAARQQLTHAMDVLTQRFAGMSQRLCSTIDQSTQGGQDGDLVQALSDAQSQLTGLLHDLRAALELRGQLLHEVVAVTQFVGQLQDMATEVGAIARQTNLLSINAAIEAARAGESGRGFAVVAKEVRLLSHESGQTGERISQVIGQVSEAINRARNSYDTFTEHDKALMGKASTTIEGVVQRINATASDVIASTQSLMQESQTIREEINEVLVAVQSQDRISQMLQHTCANQELLLTAINTGRDLRATEWLDQLRATYTTPEEQAAHDGRPIELPQLMSAASAADDSTTFF, encoded by the coding sequence ATGGGACTGACAGCTGCGGCGGTCGCACCAGTCGGTGAGGACAAATCGCACACGTCACCCTTGTGGCAAGGGCTGTCCATCGCCACACTGGGAACGCTGAGTATTCACCTGTCACTGGCCACGCCTTCCATGGCCTGGCCCATCACGCTGGTCTTTGCCGCACTCAGCTTGCTGTTGTGCGGCGCTTTGCCTGGCATGAAGCGGCGCGTGCGCCGCGAGGCGGCCAGCCCGTCGCAGGCCGCGGCGTCGGCACCCGATGCACCCGTCAAGGCCTTGTGCACGGCCGTGCTGCCGATCTGGTCACGGCAAATGCATGCCGCGCGTCAGCAACTGACGCATGCGATGGACGTGCTGACGCAGCGCTTTGCGGGCATGTCGCAGCGCCTGTGCTCCACCATCGACCAGTCCACCCAAGGCGGCCAGGACGGCGACCTGGTGCAGGCCCTGTCGGACGCGCAAAGCCAGCTGACCGGCCTGCTGCACGACCTGCGCGCCGCGCTGGAGCTACGCGGCCAGTTGCTGCACGAGGTGGTGGCCGTCACCCAGTTTGTCGGCCAGTTGCAGGACATGGCCACCGAGGTGGGCGCCATCGCCCGCCAGACCAATCTGCTGTCCATCAACGCGGCCATCGAGGCCGCTCGCGCGGGTGAAAGTGGCCGCGGTTTCGCCGTGGTGGCCAAGGAGGTGCGCCTGCTGTCGCACGAGTCGGGCCAGACGGGTGAGCGCATCAGCCAGGTCATCGGCCAGGTCAGCGAGGCCATCAACCGCGCCCGCAACAGCTACGACACGTTCACCGAGCACGACAAGGCCCTGATGGGCAAGGCCAGCACGACCATCGAAGGCGTCGTGCAGCGCATCAATGCCACCGCCAGCGATGTGATCGCCAGCACGCAAAGCCTGATGCAGGAAAGCCAGACCATCCGAGAAGAGATCAACGAGGTGCTGGTGGCCGTGCAGTCCCAGGACCGCATCAGCCAGATGCTGCAGCACACCTGCGCGAACCAGGAGCTGCTGCTGACGGCGATCAACACGGGGCGTGACCTGCGCGCCACCGAGTGGCTGGATCAGCTGCGCGCGACCTACACCACCCCTGAAGAGCAGGCCGCGCACGACGGCCGTCCCATCGAGCTACCGCAATTGATGAGCGCCGCCAGTGCGGCCGACGATTCCACCACTTTCTTTTAA
- a CDS encoding response regulator encodes MSKTILVVDDSSSLRTAVRIALTGAGFDVVEAEDGKQALTKLDGRKYHLVISDVNMPNLDGFGFVTAMKQMAAYKYTPVVMLTTETGDDKKEKGKAAGAKAWIVKPFMPPQLLSVVSKLVMP; translated from the coding sequence ATGAGCAAAACCATTCTTGTTGTGGATGACTCCTCGTCGCTGCGCACGGCCGTGCGCATCGCCCTGACCGGCGCGGGCTTCGATGTGGTCGAGGCCGAAGACGGCAAACAGGCCCTGACCAAGCTGGACGGCCGCAAGTACCACCTGGTCATCAGCGACGTGAACATGCCCAATCTGGACGGCTTCGGCTTTGTCACGGCGATGAAGCAGATGGCGGCCTACAAGTACACCCCGGTGGTGATGCTGACCACCGAGACCGGCGACGACAAGAAGGAAAAGGGCAAGGCCGCTGGCGCCAAGGCCTGGATCGTCAAGCCCTTCATGCCGCCTCAGCTGCTGAGCGTGGTCTCCAAGCTGGTGATGCCATGA
- a CDS encoding lipid asymmetry maintenance protein MlaB: MSAPLKIEGELTVFTVHELKTRLLAALGEGQALQIDLGGVSEVDGAGIQLLLAAQREARKHGSAITLLAAPPQVEEALKLTDLTHEFDACGAEQLEHTA; this comes from the coding sequence ATGAGCGCGCCGCTGAAGATCGAGGGCGAGCTCACGGTGTTCACCGTGCACGAGCTCAAGACCCGCCTGCTGGCCGCCCTGGGCGAAGGGCAAGCGCTGCAGATTGACCTGGGTGGCGTGTCGGAAGTCGATGGCGCGGGCATCCAGCTGCTGCTGGCCGCGCAACGCGAGGCACGCAAGCACGGCTCGGCCATCACGCTGCTGGCCGCCCCACCCCAGGTCGAAGAGGCGCTGAAGCTGACCGACCTGACCCATGAGTTTGACGCCTGCGGCGCCGAGCAGCTGGAGCACACAGCATGA
- a CDS encoding chemotaxis protein CheA: MKMDEALQAFITESRELLERMEEALLHIEQQPDDAETINAIFRAAHTIKGSAGIFGLNDIVAFTHVAENVLDDVRKGRIRFDGALANLFLAVADHIHALVELIANELEADEACTRAGASLTARMEAVLRAAGSPGASAHQPEATPAAPHDAPAQAAGAEPGRVDTDNWHISIRFGRDTMREGFDPLSFVRFLTTLGEIVHIVTLVENVPPLSELDPDECHLGFEIGFRSQADKASIEGAFEFVREDSQIRILPPRSRISEYTDLIAALPESDLRLGEILIRCGTLTRAELDAALDEQTVSGHEGRPVEPLGQMLIERAQVHPDVVDAALVKQSKARESRQSDTNLLRVDAAKLDHLIDLVGELIIAGAGAHLIARKHKIKDLTQATSAVSRLMEEVRDSALNLRMVQIAGTFNRFQRVVRDVSQELNKDIALKISGAETELDKTVVEKLADPLTHLVRNAMDHGIESAERRAAAGKPAQGTVSLHAQHEAGQVVIEVSDDGGGLAKERILKKGIERGLVAPDAVLSDKDIFNLVFQPGFSTAEQVSNLSGRGVGMDVVKRSINALRGTIDLRSTEGVGTTVCIRLPLTLAIIDGFLLGVGKSSYVVPLSMVVECIEMSRQQATDKDWLDLRGEVLPLVRLRELYEIEGEPGRRQNVVVVQGGGKRVGLVVDQLMGELQTVIKPLGKVFQHVRGVGGFTILGSGAVALLLDVPNLVNQVTQQSEAGFHPRQLPARRAALQDAE; encoded by the coding sequence ATGAAAATGGACGAAGCCCTGCAGGCCTTCATCACCGAAAGCCGCGAACTGCTGGAACGCATGGAAGAGGCCTTGCTGCACATCGAGCAGCAACCCGATGATGCGGAAACCATCAACGCGATCTTCCGCGCGGCCCACACGATCAAAGGCTCGGCCGGCATCTTCGGCCTCAACGACATCGTGGCCTTCACGCATGTGGCCGAGAACGTGCTCGATGACGTGCGCAAAGGGCGCATCCGCTTTGATGGCGCGCTGGCCAACCTCTTCCTGGCGGTGGCCGACCACATCCACGCGCTGGTCGAGCTCATCGCCAATGAGCTGGAGGCCGACGAGGCCTGCACCCGCGCGGGCGCCAGCCTGACGGCGCGCATGGAAGCCGTGCTGCGCGCCGCCGGCTCCCCCGGCGCGAGCGCCCACCAGCCAGAGGCCACGCCCGCTGCCCCGCATGACGCGCCAGCACAGGCTGCAGGCGCCGAGCCCGGTCGTGTCGACACCGACAACTGGCACATCTCGATCCGCTTTGGCCGCGACACCATGCGCGAGGGCTTCGACCCCTTGAGCTTCGTGCGCTTCCTGACCACGCTGGGCGAGATCGTGCACATCGTCACCCTGGTGGAGAACGTGCCGCCGCTGTCCGAGCTGGACCCCGATGAATGCCACCTGGGCTTCGAGATCGGCTTTCGCAGCCAGGCCGACAAGGCCAGCATCGAAGGCGCCTTCGAGTTCGTGCGCGAGGACAGCCAGATCCGCATCCTGCCGCCGCGCAGCCGGATCAGCGAGTACACCGACCTGATCGCCGCGCTGCCCGAGTCCGACCTGCGCCTGGGCGAGATCCTGATCCGCTGCGGCACGCTGACCCGTGCCGAGCTGGACGCAGCCCTGGATGAACAGACCGTGTCCGGCCACGAAGGCCGCCCCGTCGAGCCGCTGGGCCAGATGCTGATCGAGCGCGCGCAGGTGCACCCCGATGTGGTGGACGCCGCCCTGGTCAAGCAAAGCAAGGCGCGTGAATCCCGCCAGAGCGACACCAACCTGTTGCGCGTGGACGCAGCCAAGCTGGACCACCTGATCGACCTGGTCGGTGAGCTGATCATCGCGGGCGCCGGTGCCCACCTGATCGCGCGCAAGCACAAGATCAAGGACCTCACGCAAGCCACCTCGGCCGTCAGCCGCCTGATGGAAGAGGTGCGCGACTCGGCCCTGAACCTGCGCATGGTGCAGATCGCTGGCACCTTCAACCGCTTCCAGCGTGTGGTGCGTGACGTCAGCCAGGAACTGAACAAGGACATCGCCCTGAAGATCAGCGGCGCCGAGACCGAACTCGACAAGACCGTGGTGGAAAAGCTGGCCGACCCGCTGACCCACCTGGTGCGCAACGCCATGGACCATGGCATCGAATCGGCCGAGCGTCGTGCAGCAGCAGGCAAGCCTGCCCAAGGCACGGTCAGCCTGCATGCGCAGCACGAGGCCGGCCAGGTGGTCATCGAAGTCAGCGACGACGGGGGTGGCCTGGCCAAGGAACGCATCCTCAAGAAGGGCATCGAGCGTGGCCTGGTGGCCCCGGACGCGGTGCTCAGCGACAAGGACATCTTCAACCTGGTGTTCCAGCCGGGCTTCTCCACGGCCGAACAGGTCAGCAACCTCTCGGGCCGCGGTGTGGGCATGGACGTGGTCAAGCGCAGCATCAATGCCTTGCGCGGCACCATCGACCTGCGCAGCACCGAGGGCGTGGGCACCACCGTGTGCATCCGCCTGCCGCTGACGCTGGCCATCATCGACGGCTTCTTGCTGGGTGTGGGCAAGTCCTCTTACGTGGTGCCTTTGAGCATGGTGGTGGAGTGCATCGAGATGTCGCGCCAGCAAGCCACCGACAAGGACTGGCTGGACCTGCGCGGCGAGGTGCTGCCCCTGGTGCGCCTGCGCGAGCTGTACGAGATCGAAGGCGAGCCCGGCCGCCGCCAGAACGTGGTGGTGGTGCAAGGTGGTGGCAAGCGCGTGGGCCTGGTCGTGGACCAGCTCATGGGCGAGTTGCAGACCGTCATCAAGCCGCTGGGCAAAGTGTTCCAGCACGTGCGCGGCGTGGGCGGCTTCACCATCCTGGGCAGTGGCGCCGTGGCGCTGCTGCTCGACGTGCCCAACCTGGTCAACCAGGTCACCCAACAGAGCGAGGCGGGGTTCCACCCCAGGCAGCTGCCCGCTCGTCGAGCGGCCCTGCAAGACGCTGAATAA
- a CDS encoding methyl-accepting chemotaxis protein — MRSLTVAQKFVLLVLSALIGIAALSGVAILQMQKVYDAASFGTVNTVPAFKALDKANDVLTTIRLRSWQMMAYTDKSRVEQANQDISAMVPKFDAAMKEYEATLANDKDKALFEADKAAMRDYLSARDELAALALAGKREEAMGVAVAKRAIFNRVAEVINEHRQFNADLGQAGADEAVKIQHVAFNTALAVSTLTLVVISVIGFVIARSLIKQLGGEPAYAADVVSRIAQGDLSVQVQVKPGDSSSMLAAIKGMAERLSQIIGEVRSSSDALSAAAEQVSSTAQSISMGASQQAASVEETSSAMEEMASSVQQNAENARVTEGMSSKASKEAVDGGQAVKETVQAMKLIADKITIVDDIAYQTNLLALNAAIEAARAGEHGKGFAVVADEVRKLAERSQEAAQEIGQVAKNSVHLAERAGQLLDTIVPSIAKTSDLVQEIASASDEQSSGIGQINTAITQLSQLTQENSSASEELAATAEEMSGQAEQLQELMTFFTTSASASHASHAQQAIVRATQTARLASQSRSRHSNHHHRNGRVLEGAPADPQEFVRFDG; from the coding sequence ATGAGGTCGCTGACCGTCGCCCAAAAGTTTGTTCTGCTTGTGCTGTCTGCCCTGATCGGCATTGCGGCCCTGTCCGGCGTGGCCATCTTGCAAATGCAGAAGGTGTATGACGCAGCCAGCTTCGGCACGGTCAACACCGTACCCGCCTTCAAGGCGCTGGACAAGGCCAATGATGTCCTCACGACCATCCGCCTGCGCAGCTGGCAGATGATGGCCTACACCGACAAGAGCCGCGTGGAGCAGGCCAACCAGGACATCAGCGCCATGGTGCCGAAGTTCGATGCGGCCATGAAGGAGTACGAGGCCACGCTGGCCAACGACAAGGACAAGGCACTCTTTGAGGCCGACAAGGCCGCCATGCGTGACTACCTGTCGGCCCGCGATGAACTGGCCGCACTGGCACTGGCAGGCAAGCGCGAAGAAGCCATGGGGGTGGCCGTCGCGAAACGCGCCATCTTCAACCGTGTGGCCGAAGTCATCAACGAACATCGCCAGTTCAATGCGGACCTGGGCCAGGCCGGTGCCGATGAGGCCGTCAAGATCCAGCACGTGGCGTTCAACACCGCGTTGGCGGTGTCCACGCTCACCCTGGTGGTGATCAGCGTGATCGGCTTCGTCATTGCACGCAGCCTGATCAAGCAACTGGGGGGCGAGCCTGCCTATGCGGCCGACGTGGTGAGCCGCATCGCCCAGGGTGACCTGTCGGTGCAGGTGCAGGTCAAGCCGGGCGACAGCAGCAGCATGCTGGCCGCCATCAAGGGCATGGCCGAACGCCTGTCGCAGATCATCGGCGAGGTCCGCTCGTCGTCGGACGCGCTGTCAGCCGCCGCAGAGCAGGTGTCATCCACCGCACAGAGCATCAGCATGGGCGCCAGCCAGCAAGCCGCGAGTGTGGAAGAGACCTCGTCGGCGATGGAAGAGATGGCCAGCTCTGTGCAGCAGAACGCCGAGAACGCCCGCGTCACCGAAGGCATGTCCAGCAAGGCTTCCAAGGAAGCGGTGGACGGCGGCCAGGCCGTGAAGGAAACCGTGCAGGCCATGAAGCTGATCGCCGACAAGATCACCATCGTGGACGACATTGCCTACCAGACCAACCTGCTGGCCTTGAATGCGGCCATTGAAGCGGCCCGTGCCGGTGAACATGGCAAGGGCTTTGCCGTGGTGGCCGACGAGGTGCGCAAGCTGGCCGAGCGCAGCCAGGAGGCTGCACAGGAGATCGGCCAGGTCGCCAAGAACAGCGTGCACCTGGCCGAGCGCGCGGGGCAACTGCTCGACACCATTGTGCCCTCGATCGCCAAGACCTCGGACCTGGTGCAGGAGATCGCCTCGGCCTCCGATGAACAGTCCTCGGGCATCGGCCAGATCAACACCGCCATCACCCAGCTGTCGCAACTCACGCAGGAAAACTCCAGCGCCTCGGAAGAGCTGGCAGCCACAGCCGAAGAGATGAGCGGCCAGGCCGAGCAGCTGCAGGAGCTGATGACCTTCTTCACCACCTCTGCATCCGCTTCGCACGCCAGCCACGCGCAGCAGGCCATTGTTCGCGCCACGCAGACGGCACGCCTGGCATCGCAGAGCAGATCCCGCCACAGCAACCACCACCATCGCAACGGGCGCGTCCTGGAAGGCGCCCCCGCCGACCCGCAGGAGTTCGTCAGATTCGACGGCTGA
- a CDS encoding methyl-accepting chemotaxis protein — translation MSQLSLKAKLISLLSMALLSLAIVGAIGWFGLVGTSNALAEVGKVRLPSVLGLEMVNEGSASILASTRRVAFYENDFHAQDKFAAEIKEKADIWKRVNEGWKLYEPLPQTAEEEQLWKLYIKQFEDWKAAEAKVDDTMAALSTNTDEKRQKELFVDFYKRANAVEGLYKASNDTLDKIVALNVRVGDEAVKDGDHEVASAKAKMVGGGVAMLVALLLAGAWITRSILKQLGGEPAYVSDIVNRVADGDLTVEVQLAANDETSMLAAIKRMRDRLSQIIGDVRTSSDALSVAAEQVSATAQSISQGASEQASSVEETSASIEQMTSSVQQNAENAKVTEGMSSKASKEADEGGQAVKDTVVAMKTIADKIGIVDDIAYQTNLLALNAAIEAARAGEHGKGFAVVADEVRKLAERSQEAAQEIGEVAKSSVALAERAGVLLDAIVPTIAKTSDLVQEIASASDEQSSGIGQINTAVTQLSQLTQENSSSSEELAATAEEMSSQAEQLQELMGYFKTDTHHSSGAAAAHTIKRVARSAAVSAPQARPPRTGKRKHDNAPVNTQDFVKFED, via the coding sequence ATGAGCCAACTCTCACTCAAAGCCAAGCTGATCAGCTTGCTGTCCATGGCCTTGCTGTCGCTGGCCATCGTGGGCGCCATCGGCTGGTTCGGGCTGGTCGGGACGTCCAATGCGCTGGCCGAGGTCGGCAAGGTCCGCCTGCCATCGGTGCTGGGCCTGGAGATGGTCAATGAAGGCTCGGCCTCCATCCTGGCCAGCACCCGCCGCGTGGCCTTCTACGAAAACGACTTCCACGCGCAGGACAAGTTTGCCGCCGAGATCAAGGAAAAGGCCGACATCTGGAAGCGCGTCAACGAGGGCTGGAAGCTGTATGAACCCTTGCCGCAAACGGCCGAGGAAGAGCAGCTCTGGAAGCTGTACATCAAGCAGTTCGAAGACTGGAAGGCCGCTGAAGCCAAGGTGGACGACACCATGGCCGCACTGAGCACCAACACCGACGAGAAGCGTCAGAAGGAGCTGTTCGTCGACTTCTACAAGCGCGCCAACGCCGTGGAAGGCCTCTACAAGGCCAGCAACGACACGCTGGACAAGATCGTGGCGCTGAACGTGAGGGTGGGCGATGAGGCGGTCAAGGATGGTGACCACGAGGTCGCCTCCGCCAAGGCCAAGATGGTGGGCGGCGGTGTGGCCATGCTGGTGGCCTTGTTGCTGGCCGGCGCCTGGATCACACGCAGCATCCTCAAGCAGCTGGGCGGTGAACCCGCTTACGTGAGCGACATCGTCAACCGCGTGGCAGACGGCGACCTGACCGTCGAGGTGCAGCTGGCCGCCAACGACGAGACCAGCATGCTGGCTGCGATCAAGCGCATGCGGGACCGCCTGTCGCAGATCATCGGTGATGTGCGCACCTCGTCGGACGCGCTGTCCGTGGCGGCCGAGCAGGTTTCGGCCACGGCGCAGAGCATCAGCCAGGGCGCCAGCGAGCAGGCCTCCAGTGTGGAAGAGACATCGGCTTCGATCGAGCAGATGACCAGCTCGGTGCAGCAGAACGCCGAGAACGCCAAGGTCACCGAAGGCATGTCCAGCAAGGCTTCCAAGGAAGCCGACGAGGGCGGGCAAGCCGTCAAGGACACGGTGGTGGCCATGAAGACGATTGCCGACAAGATCGGCATCGTGGATGACATCGCCTACCAGACCAATCTGCTGGCTTTGAACGCCGCCATCGAAGCGGCCCGCGCCGGCGAGCACGGCAAGGGCTTTGCGGTGGTGGCCGACGAGGTGCGCAAGCTGGCCGAGCGCAGCCAGGAAGCCGCACAGGAGATTGGCGAGGTCGCCAAGTCCAGCGTGGCGCTGGCCGAGCGCGCGGGTGTGCTGCTCGACGCCATCGTGCCCACGATCGCCAAGACATCGGACCTGGTGCAGGAAATCGCCTCGGCATCCGATGAACAGTCGTCGGGCATTGGCCAGATCAACACCGCGGTGACCCAGCTGTCGCAGCTCACGCAAGAGAACTCCAGTTCATCGGAAGAGCTGGCGGCCACGGCCGAAGAGATGAGCAGCCAGGCCGAGCAACTGCAAGAGCTGATGGGCTACTTCAAGACCGACACACACCACAGCAGTGGCGCAGCGGCGGCGCACACGATCAAGCGCGTCGCCCGTTCGGCCGCTGTGTCAGCGCCACAGGCGCGCCCGCCGCGCACGGGCAAACGCAAGCACGACAACGCCCCCGTGAACACCCAAGATTTCGTCAAGTTCGAGGACTGA
- a CDS encoding chemotaxis protein CheW: MSQATLTPTTKPGMVSQYLIFSLGGELFAVGTLRVREIIEYGNLTSVPMMPSFIRGVINLRGAVVPVIDLNARFGRARTETSRRTCIVILEVQSEEDTHVLGIVVDAVSAVRQIDSAHIEPPPSFGTRIRADFIDGMAKVNNNFVILLDLGKVLSVDEISMLNGMGAGHEPQHSDA; encoded by the coding sequence ATGAGCCAAGCCACCCTGACCCCCACCACCAAGCCTGGCATGGTCAGCCAGTACCTGATCTTCAGCCTGGGCGGCGAGCTTTTCGCCGTGGGCACCTTGCGCGTGCGAGAGATCATCGAGTACGGCAACCTGACCTCCGTCCCGATGATGCCGTCCTTCATCCGCGGCGTGATCAACCTGCGCGGCGCCGTGGTGCCCGTGATCGACCTCAACGCCCGCTTCGGGCGTGCCCGCACAGAAACCTCGCGGCGCACCTGCATCGTGATCCTGGAGGTGCAGTCTGAAGAAGACACGCATGTGCTGGGCATCGTGGTGGACGCCGTCAGCGCCGTGCGCCAGATCGACAGCGCCCACATCGAACCGCCGCCCAGCTTCGGCACGCGCATCCGCGCCGATTTCATCGACGGCATGGCCAAGGTCAACAACAACTTCGTGATCCTGCTGGACCTGGGCAAGGTGCTGTCGGTCGACGAGATCTCGATGCTCAATGGCATGGGCGCCGGCCACGAGCCGCAACACAGCGACGCGTGA
- a CDS encoding protein-glutamate O-methyltransferase CheR: MTPTLTDKEFKSFSQMMFDMAGINLTEAKKPLVSGRLAKRLAQHALDSYGDYFKLIQADKGERQMALDLLTTNETYFFREPKHFEFLAHTVAPAMRTQSPLRVWCGASSTGEEPYTIAMTLAESLGHMRFDILASDISSRVLQTAQQALYPMEDAENIPRALRAKYCLKGVGSQQGRFMIDKPIRERVRFESINLCAPLPDLGSFDIIFLRNVMIYFTMETKRQVVARLLPLLRPGGYFFISHSESLHGVTDQLQLVKPSIYFKRQE, translated from the coding sequence ATGACACCGACCTTGACCGACAAGGAGTTCAAGAGCTTCAGCCAGATGATGTTCGACATGGCGGGCATCAACCTCACCGAGGCCAAGAAGCCGCTGGTGAGCGGGCGCCTGGCCAAGCGCCTGGCGCAGCACGCGCTGGACAGTTATGGCGATTACTTCAAGCTGATCCAGGCCGACAAGGGCGAACGCCAGATGGCCCTGGACTTGTTGACCACCAACGAGACCTACTTCTTTCGCGAGCCCAAGCACTTCGAGTTCCTGGCGCACACCGTGGCCCCGGCCATGCGCACACAGTCGCCCCTGCGGGTCTGGTGCGGCGCCAGCTCGACCGGTGAAGAGCCCTACACCATCGCCATGACGCTGGCCGAGTCACTGGGCCACATGCGTTTCGACATCCTGGCCTCCGACATCAGCTCGCGTGTACTGCAAACGGCGCAACAGGCGCTCTACCCGATGGAGGATGCCGAGAACATCCCGCGTGCCCTGCGTGCCAAGTACTGCCTCAAGGGCGTGGGCAGCCAGCAAGGCCGCTTCATGATAGACAAGCCCATTCGCGAACGGGTGCGCTTCGAGTCCATCAACCTGTGCGCGCCGCTGCCGGATCTGGGCAGCTTCGACATCATCTTCCTGCGCAACGTGATGATCTACTTCACGATGGAAACCAAGCGCCAGGTGGTGGCCCGCCTGCTGCCGCTGTTGCGCCCGGGCGGCTACTTCTTCATCAGCCATTCGGAGAGCCTGCATGGCGTCACCGACCAGCTGCAACTGGTCAAGCCCTCGATCTACTTCAAGCGCCAGGAGTGA
- a CDS encoding chemotaxis protein CheW, with amino-acid sequence MSTATLSPVATPHSTPATGAKSGMVSQYLIFGLGNEQFAVGTLRVREIIEYGNLTAVPMMPAFIRGVINLRGAVVPVIDLNARFGRARTETSRRTCIVILEVQVEDQTQVLGIIVDAVSAVRQIDAAHIEPTPSFGTRIRADFISGMAKVNNGFVILLELGKVLSVDEISALHGMSPSEKDSPADGP; translated from the coding sequence ATGAGCACTGCCACCCTTTCTCCGGTCGCCACCCCCCACAGCACGCCAGCCACCGGCGCGAAGTCGGGCATGGTCAGCCAGTACCTGATCTTTGGTCTCGGCAACGAGCAATTTGCCGTGGGCACCCTGCGCGTGCGCGAGATCATCGAATACGGCAACCTCACCGCCGTGCCGATGATGCCGGCCTTCATCCGCGGCGTGATCAACCTGCGTGGCGCCGTCGTGCCCGTGATCGACCTCAACGCCCGCTTTGGCCGCGCGCGCACCGAAACGTCCCGGCGCACCTGCATCGTGATACTGGAAGTGCAGGTCGAGGACCAAACCCAGGTGCTGGGCATCATCGTGGACGCGGTCAGCGCGGTGCGCCAGATCGACGCGGCCCACATCGAACCCACCCCCAGCTTTGGCACGCGCATCCGGGCGGATTTCATCAGCGGCATGGCCAAGGTCAACAACGGCTTCGTGATCCTGCTGGAGCTGGGCAAAGTCCTGTCTGTTGACGAGATCTCGGCGCTCCACGGCATGTCACCATCCGAAAAAGACTCCCCTGCAGACGGACCATGA